Proteins from a single region of Pseudomonas ekonensis:
- a CDS encoding D-2-hydroxyacid dehydrogenase family protein, which translates to MAVQIAVLDDWQDVARDVVDWSVLDPLGEVTFLHDYPADNATLAARLARFDVICVMRERTRFDEDLLGRLPNLKLLVTGGMRNAALDMPAAARLGIKVCGTDSYRHAAPELTWALVMAATRNLVNEANALRAGQWQQGLGGDLHGKTLGILGLGAIGQRVAQFGQVFGMRVIAWSENLTAERAAQAGVTLVGKQALFEQADVLSVHLVLGERSRGLVDAQALGWMKPTALLVNTARGPIVDEAALIKALQKRQIAGAALDVYDQEPLPSLHPFRTLNNVLATPHVGYVSRQNYSLFFSQMIEGIQAWAAGEPLRLLN; encoded by the coding sequence ATGGCGGTACAGATTGCAGTGCTCGATGACTGGCAGGACGTGGCCCGCGACGTGGTCGACTGGTCGGTGCTGGACCCTCTGGGCGAGGTGACGTTCCTCCACGACTACCCGGCGGACAACGCCACCCTGGCCGCACGCCTGGCCCGCTTCGACGTGATCTGCGTGATGCGCGAACGCACCCGCTTCGACGAAGACCTGCTCGGGCGTCTGCCGAACCTCAAGCTGCTGGTCACCGGCGGCATGCGCAACGCCGCGCTGGACATGCCCGCCGCCGCCCGGCTGGGGATCAAGGTCTGCGGCACCGACAGCTACAGGCACGCCGCGCCGGAACTGACCTGGGCGCTGGTCATGGCCGCCACCCGCAACCTGGTCAACGAAGCCAACGCCCTGCGCGCCGGCCAGTGGCAGCAGGGTCTGGGCGGCGACCTGCACGGCAAGACCCTGGGCATCCTGGGGCTGGGCGCCATCGGTCAGCGGGTGGCGCAGTTCGGTCAGGTGTTCGGCATGCGCGTGATCGCCTGGAGCGAGAACCTTACGGCCGAGCGCGCGGCGCAGGCCGGCGTCACCCTTGTCGGCAAGCAGGCACTGTTCGAGCAGGCCGATGTGCTGTCGGTGCATCTGGTGCTCGGCGAGCGCAGCCGTGGCCTGGTGGATGCCCAGGCGTTGGGCTGGATGAAGCCGACGGCGCTGCTGGTCAACACCGCGCGGGGCCCGATCGTCGACGAAGCGGCGCTGATCAAGGCCTTGCAGAAGCGGCAGATCGCCGGGGCCGCGCTGGACGTGTACGACCAGGAGCCGCTGCCGTCGCTGCATCCGTTCCGCACGCTGAACAACGTGCTGGCCACGCCTCATGTCGGTTATGTCAGCCGGCAGAACTACAGCCTGTTCTTTTCGCAGATGATCGAAGGCATTCAGGCCTGGGCGGCCGGTGAACCGCTGCGTTTGCTCAACTGA
- a CDS encoding phenylacetate--CoA ligase family protein, translating to MQNTSTLNGLVTFARRHSRFYRRLHADAPRDIDSLAQLPVVDPGEYWKDAQRLDRWPVLTGEADSALVFKTGGTTGDGKLSVFSRDEWLTLTRDFGRSLALQLAPGDRVANLFFAGDLYASFVFVHDALAHVGTAVTEYPFTGSVDPAPLAEAIVRHRINVLAGVPAQLLTFAAWLAGRNRALEGVTAVLYGGESVFAGQRRLLERAFPKAQVASIGYASVDAGLIGTRHPDCAMDEHRTPDGHSLLEILDEESGEPIEACDRTGRLVITNLTRRLMPLIRYPVGDLACWREPPGTPQRKFALTGRSSDSQRVRVGILSLEPHAIGECVRRITASDDWQLLIEQCEGRDVVSLNWVPGASGPDTGIAAGDSLRDALTEQNPQIERLTADGLLELRICRCTVEQLLRHPRSGKQRRVVDLRPYESQRQEQP from the coding sequence ATGCAGAACACTTCAACGTTGAACGGGCTGGTGACCTTCGCCCGTCGGCATTCGCGCTTCTACCGACGGCTTCATGCAGACGCGCCACGGGACATCGACTCACTTGCCCAACTGCCGGTCGTCGATCCCGGCGAGTACTGGAAAGACGCCCAACGCCTTGACCGTTGGCCGGTGCTGACGGGCGAGGCGGACAGCGCCCTGGTGTTCAAGACCGGCGGCACCACCGGCGACGGCAAGCTGTCGGTGTTCAGCCGTGACGAATGGCTGACGCTGACCCGCGACTTCGGCCGCAGCCTGGCCCTGCAACTGGCCCCCGGCGACCGGGTGGCCAACCTGTTTTTCGCAGGCGACCTGTACGCCAGTTTTGTTTTCGTCCACGACGCCCTTGCGCACGTCGGGACAGCCGTCACCGAGTATCCCTTCACCGGTAGCGTGGATCCGGCCCCCTTGGCCGAGGCCATCGTCCGCCACCGGATCAACGTATTGGCCGGTGTGCCCGCGCAGTTGCTGACGTTCGCCGCCTGGCTCGCCGGCCGGAACCGGGCGCTGGAGGGCGTCACCGCCGTGCTCTACGGCGGCGAAAGCGTGTTCGCCGGTCAGCGGCGATTGCTCGAACGGGCATTCCCCAAGGCTCAGGTGGCGTCCATCGGTTATGCCAGCGTCGATGCCGGACTCATCGGCACCCGCCATCCCGATTGCGCGATGGACGAACACCGCACGCCGGACGGCCACAGCCTGCTGGAGATCCTCGACGAGGAGTCGGGCGAGCCCATCGAAGCCTGCGACCGCACCGGCCGGCTGGTGATCACCAACCTCACCCGCCGCTTGATGCCGTTGATCCGCTATCCGGTCGGCGACCTCGCCTGTTGGCGGGAACCGCCCGGAACGCCGCAGCGCAAGTTTGCGCTGACGGGCCGCAGCAGCGACAGCCAGCGGGTAAGGGTCGGCATCCTGAGCCTGGAGCCGCATGCCATCGGCGAGTGCGTGCGGCGCATCACCGCGAGCGACGATTGGCAGTTGCTCATCGAGCAATGCGAGGGCCGGGACGTCGTCAGCCTGAACTGGGTGCCGGGCGCCTCAGGCCCTGACACCGGGATTGCAGCCGGGGATTCGCTGCGCGATGCGCTGACCGAACAGAACCCGCAGATCGAACGGCTGACCGCCGACGGTTTGCTGGAACTGCGCATCTGCCGCTGCACCGTGGAACAGTTGCTGCGCCATCCGCGCTCGGGCAAACAGCGGCGGGTGGTGGATCTGCGTCCCTACGAAAGTCAGCGCCAGGAGCAGCCGTGA
- a CDS encoding DUF411 domain-containing protein produces MRNHLRLTALGVLLFSSLAQAADLIPIEVHRDANCGCCKKWVSHLEANGFKVEDHVESDMSAFKQQHGVPPRLASCHTAILNGKFVEGHVPAEQVRALSQRDDLLGVAAPGMPMGSPGMEMDGMSDAYQVIGLKRDGTDVVVADYPAH; encoded by the coding sequence ATGCGAAACCACCTGCGTCTGACCGCCCTGGGCGTCCTGCTCTTCTCTTCCCTGGCCCAGGCCGCCGACCTCATCCCCATCGAAGTCCACCGCGACGCCAACTGCGGCTGCTGCAAGAAATGGGTCAGCCACCTGGAGGCCAACGGCTTCAAGGTCGAGGACCATGTCGAGTCCGACATGAGCGCCTTCAAGCAACAGCACGGCGTGCCGCCGCGCCTGGCGTCCTGCCACACGGCGATCCTCAACGGCAAGTTCGTCGAAGGCCACGTGCCCGCCGAACAGGTGCGGGCCCTGAGCCAGCGCGACGACCTGCTCGGCGTGGCCGCGCCCGGCATGCCGATGGGCTCGCCGGGCATGGAGATGGACGGCATGAGCGACGCCTATCAGGTCATCGGCCTGAAAAGGGACGGCACTGACGTGGTGGTGGCGGACTACCCGGCACACTGA
- a CDS encoding alpha/beta fold hydrolase, producing MPVPLRRWLPGLFLGTALPLTALPLTALAEAPQYGPELQGFEYPYALKHFAFESQGQSLQMGYMDVAAHGKANGRTVVLMHGKNFCGATWDSSIKALSDAGYRVIAPDQIGFCTSSKPAHYQYTFQQLAANTQQLLKALGVQKATLLGHSTGGMLATRYALLYPDQVERLALVNPIGLEDWKALGVPYRTVDLWYQRELKVTAQGIRDYERSTYYGGRWKPEFDRWVDMLAGLSNGPGKTQVAWNSALIYDMIFTQPVYYEFKDLKMPTLLLIGTSDTTAIGKDIAPPPVKARIGRYDELGKQVARLIPQSTLVEFPGLGHAPQMEEPAQFHKALLGWLDNTPPVR from the coding sequence ATGCCCGTCCCGCTCCGCCGCTGGTTGCCCGGCCTGTTCCTGGGCACCGCCCTGCCGTTGACTGCCCTGCCATTGACCGCACTCGCCGAAGCCCCGCAGTACGGCCCCGAACTGCAAGGTTTCGAATACCCCTACGCGCTCAAGCACTTCGCCTTCGAGTCCCAGGGCCAATCCCTGCAGATGGGCTACATGGATGTCGCCGCCCACGGCAAGGCCAACGGGCGCACCGTGGTGCTGATGCACGGCAAGAACTTTTGCGGCGCCACCTGGGACAGCTCGATCAAGGCCCTGAGCGACGCCGGCTACCGGGTGATCGCACCGGACCAGATCGGCTTCTGCACCTCCAGCAAACCCGCGCATTACCAGTACACGTTCCAGCAACTGGCGGCCAACACCCAGCAATTGCTCAAGGCGCTGGGCGTGCAGAAAGCCACGCTGCTCGGTCATTCCACCGGCGGCATGCTCGCCACCCGTTACGCCCTGCTGTATCCCGACCAGGTTGAGCGGCTGGCGCTGGTCAACCCCATTGGCCTGGAAGACTGGAAAGCCCTGGGCGTCCCCTACCGCACCGTGGACCTGTGGTATCAGCGCGAACTGAAGGTCACCGCCCAAGGCATCCGCGACTACGAACGCAGCACCTATTACGGCGGCCGCTGGAAGCCCGAGTTCGACCGCTGGGTGGACATGCTCGCGGGCTTGAGCAACGGCCCGGGCAAGACCCAGGTCGCCTGGAACTCGGCGCTGATCTACGACATGATCTTCACCCAGCCCGTCTACTACGAGTTCAAGGACCTGAAGATGCCGACCCTGCTGCTGATCGGCACCTCGGACACCACCGCCATCGGCAAGGACATCGCCCCGCCGCCGGTGAAGGCCAGGATCGGCCGTTACGACGAGCTCGGCAAACAGGTCGCCCGGCTGATCCCACAGTCCACGCTGGTGGAGTTCCCGGGCCTCGGCCACGCGCCACAGATGGAAGAGCCCGCGCAGTTCCACAAGGCGCTGCTGGGCTGGCTGGACAACACCCCTCCCGTTCGTTGA
- a CDS encoding GNAT family N-acetyltransferase gives MEPVILRRYRSDDAAAVTRLFREVYAHHYVQPQVYLPRMITQNQTDGRWHSLLAVSADRVVGHAALIRAEGGRTAELALSVVHPDARGRSIATRLGRELLTRAEAMGYRGVTIKQVTRHPYTQRMAETLGFHGTALFADYAPSPVGDPEPESVVIGYRPLSGHRRPLPAQRWPHSSRRFMQHLCDVFGTDHRAQPWVGPAARLRLHGDRYDGVFEALDAELARQLISLPERWRISLRLRLGQDFATDLQTLSQAGFVFCGVTPDEGSDGWMALFHRGMRQRALTLHCPYMQGLQDDLQRVARP, from the coding sequence ATGGAGCCGGTCATTCTGCGGCGCTACCGCAGCGACGATGCGGCCGCCGTCACGCGGTTGTTCCGCGAGGTCTACGCACACCATTACGTTCAACCCCAGGTGTACCTGCCCCGCATGATCACCCAGAACCAAACGGATGGCCGCTGGCATTCCCTGCTGGCGGTGAGCGCTGACCGGGTGGTGGGGCATGCGGCGCTGATCCGCGCCGAGGGCGGGCGCACCGCCGAACTGGCGCTGAGCGTGGTGCACCCCGATGCCCGCGGCCGAAGCATCGCGACACGGCTGGGCCGGGAACTGTTGACCCGCGCCGAGGCCATGGGTTACCGGGGCGTGACGATCAAGCAAGTGACCCGGCATCCCTACACCCAGCGCATGGCCGAAACGCTCGGTTTTCACGGCACCGCGCTGTTTGCGGACTACGCGCCCTCGCCGGTCGGCGATCCCGAACCGGAATCCGTCGTCATCGGCTACCGGCCCCTCTCCGGCCATCGGCGGCCTCTGCCCGCGCAGCGCTGGCCACACAGTTCTCGGCGCTTCATGCAGCACCTGTGCGATGTCTTCGGCACGGATCACCGAGCGCAGCCCTGGGTCGGGCCTGCGGCGCGCCTGCGATTGCACGGCGACCGCTACGATGGGGTGTTTGAGGCGCTCGACGCGGAGTTGGCCCGGCAGTTGATCAGCCTGCCGGAACGCTGGCGGATTTCCCTCAGGCTCAGGCTGGGGCAAGACTTCGCCACGGATCTGCAGACCCTGTCGCAGGCCGGGTTCGTGTTTTGCGGCGTGACGCCGGATGAAGGGAGCGACGGCTGGATGGCGCTGTTCCACCGGGGCATGCGGCAGCGCGCGCTGACGTTGCACTGCCCTTACATGCAGGGTTTGCAGGACGACCTGCAGCGGGTCGCCCGGCCTTGA
- a CDS encoding YqaA family protein, which produces MATVYVGLFLAAFGAATLLPLQSEAALVGLLASDRYWLWGLLAVATAGNVLGSLVNWWLGRGLERFQDRRWFPVSPRHMDRARTHYRRFGRWSLLFSWLPVIGDPLTLVAGAMREPLARFLLIVTFAKGARYAVLALLTLGWTG; this is translated from the coding sequence ATGGCCACGGTGTACGTCGGGCTGTTCCTGGCTGCGTTCGGGGCGGCGACCCTGCTGCCCCTGCAATCGGAAGCGGCGCTGGTGGGCCTGCTGGCCAGCGACCGCTACTGGCTCTGGGGCCTGCTGGCGGTGGCGACGGCAGGCAACGTCCTCGGCTCGCTGGTGAACTGGTGGCTGGGGCGGGGGCTCGAGCGGTTTCAGGACCGGCGCTGGTTTCCGGTCAGCCCACGGCACATGGATCGCGCACGCACCCACTACCGGCGCTTCGGTCGCTGGTCGCTGCTGTTCAGCTGGCTGCCGGTGATCGGCGATCCGCTGACGCTGGTGGCCGGCGCCATGCGCGAACCGCTCGCCCGTTTCCTGCTCATCGTCACGTTCGCCAAGGGCGCCCGCTACGCAGTGCTGGCCCTGCTGACCCTGGGCTGGACCGGTTGA
- a CDS encoding methyl-accepting chemotaxis protein, with amino-acid sequence MPAFRTIQARYTLFLVLFILLLSVLTVVGISQLVAPKLRQTEEQVALNRIAEVAEQIQGELNKVQAQQRSITQTVPLLDSAAIDAVLPGLVDQYGELKVFGGGIWPLPGQREAGRNKFSTFWHRDASGKLAVNTFWNSDAAPNYYDQSWYKGGMQTPRGQCAWAAAYKDDASAEPRTNCAMAIQKNGAAWGVSTIDVTLGFFNDLVARKEKDLNAQMLIVEADGKIISNSSRINGPIVLKNISELNSPFASQVKAGLQQRDRTQRSEFDDNGEASTFFMRPIEGTPWFLATALPTRTITAQRDDVLGTLSLLQIPLVILLVLWQVYAIRQLIQRMKALKANIDSLSSGDADLTRRITIRAEDELGAIGHSVNAFIAYLQNMIGEVTQATGAMASSLDNLQRTSAHTSQILLRHASETDQTVTAINEMSSTAESVAQNAAETAAFTRRANENADRSRVVVGEASGSVVALIDEVASATHKVESMQQDAQRITEILGVIGAIAGQTNLLALNAAIEAARAGEQGRGFAVVADEVRALAARTQASTSEINEMLSRLTQGVSSSVSAMENTQASCQSAADATARVNAGLDEMAGSVGHINSLSAQIATAAEQQSAVTEEINRSMVQIRQMVDELVQSGQASELNTRQLAEANGRVSAIMGRFKVR; translated from the coding sequence ATGCCCGCATTCCGCACCATTCAGGCTCGCTACACCTTGTTTCTGGTTCTGTTCATCCTCCTGCTCTCTGTGTTGACCGTGGTCGGCATCAGTCAGTTGGTCGCGCCCAAGCTGCGCCAGACCGAAGAGCAAGTGGCGCTCAACCGGATCGCCGAAGTCGCCGAACAGATCCAGGGCGAACTGAACAAGGTCCAGGCCCAGCAACGCAGCATCACCCAGACCGTCCCCCTGCTCGACAGCGCGGCCATCGACGCGGTGCTGCCGGGCCTGGTGGATCAGTACGGCGAACTCAAGGTGTTCGGCGGCGGCATCTGGCCGCTGCCGGGCCAGCGCGAGGCCGGGCGCAACAAATTCAGCACGTTCTGGCACCGCGACGCCTCGGGCAAACTGGCGGTGAACACCTTCTGGAACAGCGATGCGGCCCCCAACTACTACGACCAGAGCTGGTACAAGGGCGGCATGCAGACCCCGCGCGGCCAGTGCGCCTGGGCCGCCGCCTACAAGGACGACGCCAGCGCCGAGCCACGCACCAACTGCGCCATGGCCATCCAGAAGAACGGCGCAGCCTGGGGCGTGTCGACCATCGACGTGACGCTGGGCTTCTTCAACGACCTGGTGGCGCGCAAGGAAAAAGACCTCAACGCGCAAATGCTGATCGTCGAGGCCGACGGCAAGATCATCAGCAACAGCTCGCGCATCAACGGGCCGATCGTGCTCAAGAACATCAGCGAGCTGAATTCGCCTTTCGCCAGCCAGGTCAAGGCCGGCCTGCAGCAGCGCGACCGGACCCAACGCAGCGAGTTCGACGACAACGGCGAAGCCAGCACCTTCTTCATGCGCCCGATCGAAGGCACCCCGTGGTTCCTGGCCACCGCCCTGCCGACCCGCACCATCACCGCCCAGCGCGACGACGTGCTCGGCACCCTGAGCCTTTTGCAGATTCCGTTGGTGATCCTGCTGGTGCTGTGGCAGGTCTACGCCATCCGCCAACTGATCCAGCGCATGAAGGCCCTCAAGGCCAACATCGATTCCCTGTCCAGCGGCGACGCCGACCTGACCCGGCGCATCACCATCCGCGCCGAAGACGAACTGGGGGCCATCGGCCACTCGGTCAATGCGTTCATCGCCTATCTGCAGAACATGATCGGCGAAGTGACCCAGGCCACCGGCGCCATGGCCTCGAGCCTGGACAACCTGCAACGCACCTCGGCGCACACCAGCCAGATCCTTTTGCGCCACGCCTCGGAAACCGACCAGACCGTCACGGCCATCAATGAAATGAGCTCGACCGCCGAAAGCGTCGCGCAGAACGCCGCCGAGACCGCCGCGTTCACCCGCCGCGCCAACGAAAACGCCGACCGCTCGCGGGTCGTCGTCGGCGAGGCCTCCGGCAGCGTGGTGGCCCTGATCGACGAAGTGGCCAGCGCCACCCACAAGGTCGAAAGCATGCAACAGGACGCCCAGCGCATCACCGAAATCCTCGGGGTGATCGGCGCCATCGCCGGCCAAACCAACCTGCTGGCCCTCAACGCCGCCATCGAAGCGGCCCGCGCCGGCGAGCAAGGCCGCGGCTTTGCCGTGGTGGCCGATGAGGTCCGCGCCCTCGCCGCCCGCACCCAGGCCAGCACCTCGGAAATCAACGAAATGCTGTCCCGTCTGACCCAGGGCGTGAGCTCATCAGTCAGCGCCATGGAAAACACCCAGGCCAGTTGCCAATCGGCCGCCGACGCCACCGCCCGGGTCAACGCAGGGCTGGACGAGATGGCCGGCTCCGTCGGCCACATCAACAGCCTGAGCGCCCAGATCGCCACCGCCGCCGAGCAGCAAAGCGCCGTGACCGAAGAGATCAACCGCAGCATGGTGCAGATCCGGCAGATGGTCGATGAACTGGTGCAGAGCGGCCAGGCCAGCGAACTCAACACCCGCCAACTGGCGGAGGCGAACGGCCGGGTGAGCGCGATCATGGGGCGGTTCAAGGTGAGGTGA
- the glgA gene encoding glycogen synthase GlgA, with amino-acid sequence MIRAALDIQGERAHSSLGDANAMTVPGSRSINAPAARPLTPATGQNPNRKKVLFVTSEIADLVKTGGLGDVSAALPRAMAHLHDVRVLIPGYPQVMNSENPIHVVGELGGHAALPPCRIGRMDMPDGLVIYVLICPELYAREGSPYGANNGRDWPDNHIRFARLGLAAADIAANLAQIHWCPDLVHAHDWPAGLAPAYMHWRGQRTPTLFTIHNLAYQGVTSLGSCPELGIPAHALQQEGMEFYGKMSFLKAGMAYSSHITTVSATYAQEITTPDFGCGLDGFLAAKTQQGLLSGIPNGIDESWDAATDPHLFAPFAIGDWDGKATNADHVRELFGLDDCDGPLFAVVSRLVYQKGLDLTEAVSEYIVRNGGQIAIIGRGEPEEEQAMRELALRFPGRIGVRIGFNETDARRMFAGSDFLLMPSRYEPCGLSQMYAQRFGSLPVARNTGGLADTIENGVTGFLFNESTADSYREALSRAFKVFAYPGLLNAMRCRAMAAPFNWCKAVEPYAELYEQLVAKALGKASHK; translated from the coding sequence ATGATCAGAGCGGCATTGGATATTCAGGGAGAGCGTGCCCATTCGTCCCTCGGCGACGCGAACGCCATGACCGTCCCCGGCAGCCGGTCGATCAACGCCCCGGCGGCCCGCCCGCTGACGCCGGCGACCGGTCAGAACCCCAACCGCAAGAAAGTGCTGTTCGTCACCTCGGAGATCGCCGACCTGGTCAAGACCGGCGGCCTGGGCGACGTCTCGGCCGCCCTGCCCCGGGCCATGGCGCACCTGCACGATGTCCGCGTGCTGATCCCCGGCTACCCGCAAGTGATGAACAGCGAAAACCCGATCCACGTCGTCGGCGAACTGGGCGGCCACGCGGCGTTGCCGCCGTGCAGGATCGGGCGCATGGACATGCCCGACGGCCTGGTCATCTATGTGCTGATCTGCCCCGAACTCTATGCCCGCGAGGGCTCGCCCTACGGCGCCAACAACGGCCGCGACTGGCCGGACAACCACATCCGCTTCGCCCGCCTGGGGCTGGCCGCCGCCGACATCGCCGCCAATCTCGCGCAGATCCACTGGTGCCCGGACCTGGTGCACGCCCATGACTGGCCCGCCGGCCTGGCCCCCGCCTACATGCACTGGCGCGGGCAGCGCACCCCGACCCTGTTCACCATCCACAACCTGGCCTACCAGGGCGTGACCAGCCTGGGCTCCTGCCCGGAACTGGGCATCCCCGCCCATGCCCTGCAACAGGAAGGCATGGAGTTCTACGGCAAGATGTCGTTCCTCAAGGCCGGCATGGCCTATTCGAGCCACATCACCACGGTCAGCGCCACCTACGCGCAGGAAATCACCACGCCGGACTTCGGCTGCGGCCTGGACGGCTTTCTTGCCGCCAAGACCCAGCAAGGCCTGCTCAGCGGCATCCCCAACGGCATCGACGAGAGCTGGGACGCGGCGACCGACCCGCACCTGTTCGCGCCCTTCGCCATCGGCGACTGGGACGGCAAGGCGACCAACGCCGACCACGTGCGCGAACTGTTCGGCCTGGACGACTGCGACGGCCCGCTGTTCGCCGTGGTCTCGCGGCTGGTCTACCAAAAAGGCCTGGACCTGACCGAGGCGGTGTCGGAGTACATCGTGCGCAACGGCGGCCAGATCGCGATCATCGGCCGCGGCGAGCCGGAAGAGGAACAGGCCATGCGCGAACTGGCCCTGCGCTTTCCGGGGCGGATCGGCGTGCGCATCGGTTTCAACGAGACCGACGCCCGGCGGATGTTCGCCGGCAGCGATTTCCTGCTGATGCCCTCGCGCTACGAGCCCTGCGGATTGAGCCAGATGTACGCCCAGCGCTTCGGTTCGCTGCCGGTGGCACGCAACACCGGCGGCCTGGCCGACACCATCGAGAACGGCGTCACCGGGTTCCTGTTCAACGAATCCACGGCCGACAGTTACCGCGAAGCGTTGAGCCGCGCCTTCAAGGTGTTCGCCTACCCCGGCCTGCTCAACGCCATGCGCTGCCGGGCGATGGCCGCACCGTTCAACTGGTGCAAGGCCGTCGAGCCCTACGCCGAACTCTATGAGCAATTGGTGGCCAAGGCGCTGGGCAAAGCGAGCCACAAGTAA